One genomic region from Prochlorococcus marinus str. SB encodes:
- the ilvD gene encoding dihydroxy-acid dehydratase, with product MNKLRSSAITQGVQRSPNRSMLRAVGFNDEDFNKPIIGVANGYSTITPCNLGLNKLALKAEESIKRSGGMPQMFGTITVSDGISMGTEGMKYSLVSREVIADSIETACNAQSMDGVLAIGGCDKNMPGAMIAIARMNIPSIFIYGGTIKPGKLHGEDLTVVSAFEAVGQLTSGKINEERLIQVEKNCIPGAGSCGGMFTANTMSAVIEVLGLSLPHSSTMAAEDLEKELSADKSAEILVSAIEKDIRPLDLMTKKAFENAISVIMAIGGSTNAVLHILAIANTAGIDININDFERIRQKVPVICDLKPSGKYVTVDLHKAGGIPQVMKILLNAGLIHGDCKNIEGKTISEYLQNIPDKPPTNQNVIRDIDDPLYKKGHLAILKGNLASEGSVAKISGVKNPVLTGPAKIFESEEDCLKSILNNDIKAGDVVVIRNEGPVGGPGMREMLAPTSAIVGQGLGEKVALITDGRFSGGTYGLVVGHIAPEAAVGGNIALIKQGDLITVDAVKQLIEVDLSDEELEKRKKDWVKPTSKYKRGILSKYSRIVSTSSLGAVTDL from the coding sequence ATGAATAAACTCAGATCATCTGCAATAACACAAGGTGTGCAAAGATCCCCTAACAGATCGATGTTAAGAGCTGTTGGATTTAATGATGAAGACTTTAATAAACCTATTATTGGAGTTGCAAATGGATACAGCACCATAACACCTTGCAATTTGGGTTTAAATAAGTTAGCTCTAAAAGCCGAAGAGTCAATAAAAAGATCAGGTGGGATGCCTCAGATGTTTGGGACTATAACAGTAAGTGATGGAATTTCTATGGGAACAGAGGGCATGAAATATTCCCTAGTTTCAAGAGAAGTTATTGCTGATTCAATTGAAACAGCATGCAATGCTCAGAGTATGGATGGAGTACTTGCTATAGGTGGATGTGATAAAAATATGCCTGGTGCCATGATTGCGATTGCAAGAATGAATATTCCCTCAATTTTCATTTATGGAGGGACAATAAAGCCTGGGAAATTGCATGGAGAAGATCTTACTGTTGTTAGCGCATTTGAAGCTGTTGGACAATTAACATCAGGCAAAATTAATGAAGAAAGGCTAATCCAAGTTGAGAAAAATTGTATTCCTGGTGCTGGTAGCTGTGGAGGAATGTTTACCGCTAATACAATGTCCGCTGTTATTGAAGTATTAGGGTTAAGTCTTCCTCACAGTTCCACTATGGCTGCTGAAGATCTTGAAAAAGAACTAAGTGCAGATAAAAGTGCTGAGATATTAGTCTCTGCAATAGAAAAAGATATAAGACCTTTAGACCTAATGACTAAAAAAGCATTTGAAAATGCAATATCAGTAATTATGGCAATTGGCGGATCAACAAATGCGGTATTACACATCTTAGCTATTGCGAATACTGCAGGAATAGATATCAATATTAATGATTTTGAGAGAATCAGGCAAAAAGTACCCGTTATTTGTGACCTTAAACCCAGTGGTAAATATGTGACCGTAGATCTACATAAGGCAGGTGGGATTCCACAAGTGATGAAAATACTTTTGAATGCAGGATTAATTCATGGCGATTGCAAAAACATTGAAGGCAAAACCATCTCAGAATACTTACAGAATATTCCAGATAAGCCTCCAACAAATCAAAATGTCATAAGAGATATAGATGACCCTCTTTATAAAAAAGGACATTTAGCGATATTAAAAGGCAACTTAGCGAGCGAAGGTTCTGTAGCCAAAATTAGCGGAGTAAAAAACCCTGTATTAACAGGTCCAGCAAAGATTTTTGAAAGTGAAGAGGATTGTTTAAAATCGATATTGAATAATGATATCAAAGCTGGTGATGTTGTTGTTATTAGAAACGAAGGGCCTGTAGGAGGTCCAGGTATGAGAGAGATGTTAGCTCCAACATCTGCAATTGTTGGTCAAGGCCTCGGAGAGAAGGTGGCCTTAATTACCGATGGCAGATTTAGCGGAGGTACTTATGGTCTGGTTGTGGGTCATATAGCCCCAGAGGCTGCTGTTGGCGGAAATATTGCTCTAATAAAACAAGGTGATTTGATTACAGTAGATGCTGTAAAACAACTAATTGAAGTTGATTTATCTGACGAAGAATTAGAAAAAAGAAAAAAGGATTGGGTTAAGCCTACATCAAAATACAAAAGAGGAATTCTTTCAAAATATTCGAGAATCGTAAGCACATCAAGTTTAGGGGCTGTTACTGATTTATAG
- the purS gene encoding phosphoribosylformylglycinamidine synthase subunit PurS — translation MDQFAVKVFVRLRPSVLDPAGEATKSASIKLGAEGIKSLRIGKMIEVKIEGNGENEVREKINLLCDRLFANTVIEDYEYSLEKL, via the coding sequence TTGGACCAATTTGCTGTAAAAGTTTTTGTTAGACTAAGACCCTCAGTTTTAGATCCAGCAGGGGAAGCTACTAAATCTGCCTCTATAAAACTTGGAGCCGAGGGAATAAAATCATTACGTATAGGAAAAATGATTGAGGTAAAAATAGAAGGTAATGGTGAAAACGAGGTAAGAGAAAAAATTAATTTATTGTGTGATCGGTTATTCGCAAATACTGTTATTGAAGATTATGAGTATTCACTAGAAAAATTGTAA
- a CDS encoding CIA30 family protein, which yields MSKKKFLFQKKEFDGWKTLNDTVMGGSSSAFCEISNSGLLLKGNIVEKAGGFVSCRSPIYKPSLNVSEYSSFELNIDGQGRTFKFAVACEDDLLGLTEFIPGGLRWIKSFPTKKFGTTNVQIPFNALKPSVRANKVRFPFKFKPSKIRRLQLLHSKFGDDGLLNNEFKQGSIKVLIKSISVI from the coding sequence ATGAGTAAGAAAAAATTTTTATTCCAGAAAAAGGAGTTCGATGGATGGAAAACATTAAATGATACTGTTATGGGCGGATCAAGTTCAGCTTTTTGTGAAATTTCAAATTCTGGTTTGTTATTAAAGGGTAACATTGTCGAAAAAGCTGGAGGATTTGTTAGTTGTAGATCGCCTATTTATAAACCATCTTTAAACGTATCTGAATATTCATCTTTCGAATTAAATATTGACGGACAAGGAAGAACTTTTAAATTTGCTGTTGCTTGTGAAGATGATCTTCTTGGACTAACCGAATTTATTCCTGGTGGTCTTAGATGGATTAAATCATTCCCAACAAAAAAATTCGGAACAACAAATGTTCAAATTCCGTTTAATGCGCTAAAACCTTCAGTAAGAGCTAATAAGGTACGGTTCCCATTTAAATTTAAGCCCTCTAAAATTAGAAGATTGCAACTACTACACTCTAAGTTTGGTGATGATGGATTACTTAATAATGAGTTTAAACAGGGTTCCATAAAAGTTTTAATTAAATCAATAAGTGTTATTTGA
- a CDS encoding phosphoribulokinase produces MSKRHPVVAVTGSSGAGTSTVKRAFEHIFAREDIVPAVVEGDSYHRFERMPMKKAMAEALAKGENFSHFGPEANLFDKLEELFKIYGETGGGKKRYYLHSLEEAEEHNTRLGTSLEPGQFTPWEDIPEGTDVLFYEGLHGGVEGDGYNVSSYADLLVGVVPITNLEWIQKIHRDNAERGYSAETIVDTILRRMPDYINHICPQFSKTDINFQRIPTIDTSNPFICRNIPTPDESFVIIHFRKGAREKWGIDFQYLLGMINDSFMSSPTSIVVNGGKMGFAMELILTPIIHKMIEEKNK; encoded by the coding sequence ATGTCAAAACGTCATCCAGTAGTCGCTGTAACAGGATCTTCAGGAGCAGGAACAAGTACAGTAAAAAGAGCCTTTGAGCATATTTTTGCCAGAGAAGATATTGTTCCAGCAGTTGTAGAAGGTGATAGTTACCACAGATTTGAAAGAATGCCAATGAAAAAAGCTATGGCAGAAGCTCTTGCAAAAGGTGAAAATTTCTCTCATTTTGGTCCAGAGGCTAATCTTTTTGACAAGTTAGAAGAGCTTTTTAAAATCTATGGTGAAACTGGTGGAGGAAAGAAAAGATATTATCTACATAGTCTTGAAGAAGCAGAAGAACATAATACAAGACTTGGGACATCCCTAGAACCTGGGCAATTTACTCCATGGGAAGATATCCCTGAGGGAACAGACGTACTTTTTTATGAAGGTTTGCATGGCGGGGTAGAAGGAGATGGATACAATGTGTCATCTTATGCTGATTTACTTGTTGGCGTTGTTCCAATAACAAATTTAGAGTGGATTCAGAAAATCCATAGAGATAACGCAGAAAGAGGTTACTCAGCTGAAACCATTGTGGATACGATATTGAGAAGAATGCCTGATTATATAAATCACATCTGCCCACAATTCAGCAAAACCGATATTAATTTCCAAAGAATTCCCACAATTGACACTTCAAATCCTTTCATATGCAGAAATATCCCAACTCCTGATGAGAGCTTTGTGATCATACATTTCAGAAAAGGGGCGAGAGAGAAATGGGGTATTGATTTTCAATACTTGCTTGGAATGATTAATGATTCATTTATGTCAAGTCCCACAAGTATCGTTGTAAATGGTGGAAAAATGGGTTTCGCAATGGAACTAATTCTTACTCCAATAATTCATAAAATGATTGAGGAGAAAAATAAATAA
- the purQ gene encoding phosphoribosylformylglycinamidine synthase subunit PurQ, protein MDNFTVGVVVFPGSNCDRDVSWALEGCLDIRTKYLWHESSDLSDVDAIVLPGGFSYGDYLRCGAIARFSPLINALDEFVKSGKRVLGICNGFQILTESGFLPGALTANKNLNFICDDVELDIISSKGGWFNNGGEKQTIKLPIAHGEGRYHCDSDTLKKLVDNELIALRYKNNPNGSSFDIAGITNEKGNVLGLMPHPERACDETIGGTDGLFTLKSLILK, encoded by the coding sequence ATGGATAATTTTACTGTAGGAGTTGTTGTCTTTCCTGGTTCTAATTGTGATCGTGATGTTTCATGGGCATTGGAAGGTTGTTTAGACATAAGAACAAAATACTTGTGGCATGAGTCTTCAGATTTAAGTGACGTAGATGCAATAGTTTTACCAGGAGGATTTAGCTATGGTGATTATTTAAGATGCGGAGCAATTGCGAGATTCTCTCCATTAATAAATGCCTTGGATGAGTTTGTAAAAAGCGGGAAAAGAGTTTTAGGAATTTGTAATGGGTTTCAAATCTTGACAGAATCAGGCTTTTTACCTGGTGCCCTTACTGCAAATAAAAATCTTAATTTCATCTGTGATGATGTTGAACTTGATATCATTTCTTCAAAAGGAGGATGGTTTAATAATGGAGGTGAAAAACAAACCATTAAGTTGCCAATAGCGCATGGGGAAGGAAGATATCATTGTGATTCTGATACTTTAAAAAAACTTGTAGATAATGAATTGATCGCTTTGAGATATAAAAATAATCCTAATGGATCCTCATTCGATATTGCAGGTATAACTAATGAAAAGGGAAATGTTCTAGGTTTAATGCCTCATCCAGAGCGTGCATGTGACGAGACAATCGGTGGAACTGACGGTCTATTTACATTAAAATCGTTAATATTGAAATAA
- a CDS encoding uracil phosphoribosyltransferase: MAMSLKVIVPPHPLIKHWLSILREKNTPKILYSTGYEQLGKWLTYEALRNWLPYKKEIVNTDNGEADGFFINNDYPIKVLAMLPEGLSLWFGSKEVIPNSTLSLGELPKTIESNEGVIFYSEQITTKSTTLETLIKLKELGVDSNRILLITAICSNKGLNEIAKILPNQVIYTSCIDEEDEKTQLLVPGIGNPLSRLSTIFQDKN, encoded by the coding sequence ATGGCAATGTCACTAAAGGTTATTGTTCCTCCTCATCCATTAATAAAACATTGGCTTTCAATATTGCGAGAAAAAAATACTCCAAAAATTTTGTACTCAACAGGATATGAGCAATTAGGGAAATGGCTTACATATGAAGCATTACGTAATTGGCTGCCATATAAAAAAGAAATAGTAAATACTGATAATGGAGAAGCGGATGGATTCTTTATTAATAATGATTATCCAATAAAAGTGCTCGCAATGTTGCCCGAAGGGTTATCTCTTTGGTTTGGATCTAAAGAAGTAATTCCTAATTCAACCCTCTCATTAGGAGAACTTCCTAAAACTATTGAATCAAATGAAGGAGTTATATTTTATTCAGAACAAATAACGACAAAATCAACAACATTAGAAACTTTAATTAAATTAAAGGAATTAGGTGTTGATTCAAATAGGATTCTTTTAATAACAGCTATTTGCTCAAATAAAGGGTTAAATGAAATCGCGAAAATACTACCTAATCAGGTAATTTACACTTCTTGCATAGATGAGGAAGACGAAAAAACACAATTATTAGTACCGGGGATTGGGAATCCTCTATCGCGTTTAAGTACTATATTTCAAGATAAGAACTAA
- a CDS encoding Gfo/Idh/MocA family protein, producing MNTKNKKLKIAIAGLGFGKKVHLEALKESDHLTPVAIYHYEEKQKSILEKETGLDFFHNWEDLVKSPKIDGIIIATPPESRFKLAKQALENNKNLLLEKPVSISSSEIEELQRISLINNLTVCVDFEYRAVPLFLQTKKLIDENILGDIYLVKLDWLMGSRSDPKRSWNWYSLEEKGGGVIGALGTHAFDMLNWFFGEAINVTGKLATSIKKRPLPNSSDLNDVTSEDVCLANIEISNYSSNLIPCQVSLSSISKNGRGFSLEIYGSEGSLILKSENQKDYVHGFNLKYSNNENKIQNLTADSRFNFEKTWTDGRIAPVLRIQNLWAESIFNQTPIIPGLCEGLASHKVCEAIRESSKNGLRIKI from the coding sequence ATGAATACTAAAAATAAAAAATTAAAAATAGCAATCGCTGGACTAGGGTTTGGGAAAAAAGTTCATTTAGAGGCATTAAAAGAGTCTGATCACTTAACTCCTGTAGCAATTTATCATTATGAGGAAAAGCAAAAATCGATATTAGAAAAAGAAACGGGCTTAGATTTTTTTCATAATTGGGAAGACTTAGTTAAATCTCCAAAAATTGATGGAATTATTATTGCCACCCCTCCTGAATCAAGATTTAAGTTAGCAAAGCAAGCTCTTGAGAATAATAAAAATTTGCTCCTAGAAAAACCCGTTTCAATATCCTCCTCAGAAATTGAAGAGCTTCAGAGAATATCTTTGATTAATAATTTAACCGTATGTGTTGATTTTGAATATAGAGCAGTGCCTCTTTTCCTTCAGACAAAAAAACTTATTGATGAAAATATCTTAGGAGATATATATTTAGTCAAATTAGATTGGTTAATGGGCAGTAGATCCGATCCCAAAAGATCCTGGAATTGGTATTCATTGGAAGAAAAAGGTGGAGGAGTTATTGGCGCCTTAGGTACTCATGCATTTGATATGTTGAATTGGTTTTTTGGAGAAGCAATAAACGTGACTGGTAAGTTAGCAACATCAATAAAAAAAAGACCTTTACCAAATTCATCTGATTTAAATGATGTTACGAGTGAAGATGTATGTTTAGCCAATATAGAAATATCAAACTACAGCTCGAATCTTATTCCATGTCAGGTATCTTTATCATCGATTTCTAAAAATGGTAGAGGATTTAGTTTAGAAATATATGGAAGCGAAGGTTCACTTATTCTTAAAAGCGAAAACCAAAAAGATTATGTACATGGTTTTAATTTGAAATATTCAAACAACGAAAATAAAATACAAAATCTAACTGCAGATTCAAGATTTAATTTTGAAAAAACATGGACTGATGGAAGAATAGCTCCAGTTTTAAGAATTCAAAATTTATGGGCTGAGAGTATTTTTAATCAAACACCTATCATTCCAGGATTATGTGAGGGACTTGCGAGTCATAAAGTTTGTGAAGCTATAAGAGAATCTTCTAAAAACGGATTAAGAATCAAAATTTAA
- a CDS encoding class I fructose-bisphosphate aldolase produces MALNYYKNELKENAQLLASKGKGILAVDESTKTVGKRLAGIGVENTEDNRKAYRGMLFTTEGLGKYISGAILFEETLYQNHQDGKSMVKKLNDLGIIPGIKVDKGLNPLPGGGDVETFCSGLDGLVERAAKYYEQGARFAKWRAVLQITNDGCPSKLSIQENAWGLARYARSVQESGLVPIIEPEILMDGDHTIEKTAEVQEEVIKQVYIACQANGVFLEGTLLKPSMTVNGADCPTKADPMKVAEMTIRTMERCVPASVPGIVFLSGGLSEEAASVYLNNMNTLYRKALWNVSFSYGRALQHSCLKAWKGSDVEGGQKALIARAQANSEASKGAYVAGSQPSSDEQLFVAGYTY; encoded by the coding sequence ATGGCTTTAAATTATTACAAAAATGAGCTTAAAGAAAACGCTCAACTACTAGCTTCTAAAGGGAAAGGGATATTAGCGGTAGATGAATCCACTAAAACAGTAGGTAAAAGACTCGCTGGAATTGGCGTTGAGAATACTGAAGACAATAGGAAGGCATATAGAGGAATGCTTTTTACTACAGAAGGCCTTGGGAAGTATATAAGTGGTGCAATCCTCTTCGAAGAAACTCTTTATCAGAATCACCAAGATGGTAAGTCAATGGTTAAGAAACTAAATGATCTAGGTATTATTCCAGGTATAAAGGTCGATAAAGGTCTAAATCCACTTCCTGGAGGAGGAGATGTAGAAACTTTTTGCTCTGGCCTAGATGGGTTAGTTGAAAGAGCAGCAAAATATTACGAACAAGGAGCAAGATTTGCAAAGTGGAGAGCAGTTCTGCAAATTACAAATGATGGTTGTCCTTCAAAACTATCAATTCAAGAGAATGCATGGGGATTAGCAAGGTATGCAAGGTCCGTTCAAGAATCTGGTTTGGTACCAATTATTGAGCCTGAAATCTTAATGGACGGCGACCATACTATTGAAAAAACCGCTGAAGTTCAAGAAGAGGTAATAAAGCAGGTTTATATTGCCTGTCAAGCAAATGGAGTTTTTCTAGAAGGGACTCTATTAAAACCTTCTATGACTGTTAATGGAGCAGATTGTCCAACAAAGGCTGATCCTATGAAAGTTGCTGAAATGACAATAAGAACTATGGAAAGGTGCGTTCCTGCCTCAGTTCCTGGAATAGTTTTCTTATCAGGAGGGTTAAGCGAAGAAGCTGCTTCTGTCTATTTAAATAATATGAACACTCTTTACAGGAAAGCTTTATGGAATGTTTCATTCTCCTATGGAAGAGCATTACAGCACTCATGCTTAAAGGCCTGGAAAGGAAGCGACGTTGAAGGCGGGCAAAAAGCATTAATAGCAAGAGCCCAGGCAAACTCTGAAGCATCAAAAGGCGCCTATGTAGCAGGATCTCAACCTTCATCTGATGAGCAATTGTTTGTGGCAGGCTACACTTACTAA
- a CDS encoding GTP-binding protein: MKKKIPVIVVSGFLGSGKTTFLRYLLKESNKKFGLIINEFGDVGIDGDLIKSCDKCDESEENCVIELNNGCLCCTVQDDFVPSIKALLEFNPPIESIIIETSGLALPIPLIQALNWPEIRTSIYLDVVVGIVNGESMLNGSPINDLNKITKQYNDTDRIDHNASIEELFEEQLEVSDIVLISRSDILNDHQFDVVKNKIQGSLNSSTPVLKSKNGKIDLNYLFDFNFKKETYKEFLTEEHDHNHVELVSDLIKSNYFLEKNDFEKEMSKILDELNILRIKGRIWIPNKSLPLQIQIVGKKIITWFEEAPDNCWRPNDNAGLELVIISFDEKSIKTFNRKIKEKFKILSEPKIAI, encoded by the coding sequence ATGAAAAAAAAAATTCCAGTTATTGTTGTTTCGGGATTTCTTGGTTCAGGTAAAACAACTTTTCTAAGATATCTATTAAAAGAGAGTAATAAAAAATTTGGTTTAATAATTAATGAATTTGGTGATGTTGGAATTGACGGTGATCTAATTAAAAGTTGTGATAAATGTGATGAATCTGAAGAAAACTGCGTTATCGAATTAAACAATGGATGTTTATGTTGTACTGTTCAAGATGATTTTGTTCCATCAATAAAAGCTCTTCTAGAATTTAATCCTCCTATCGAATCAATAATTATCGAAACAAGTGGCTTGGCATTACCAATTCCCTTAATTCAAGCACTTAACTGGCCTGAGATTAGGACTTCCATCTATCTTGATGTAGTTGTTGGTATCGTTAATGGAGAATCAATGCTTAATGGTTCTCCAATTAATGATTTAAATAAAATAACAAAACAATATAATGATACAGATAGAATTGATCACAACGCTTCTATTGAAGAACTTTTTGAGGAACAACTTGAAGTCTCTGATATCGTTTTAATCTCTAGATCAGATATCTTAAATGATCATCAGTTTGATGTTGTAAAAAATAAAATTCAGGGAAGTCTAAACTCATCTACACCAGTCCTTAAATCCAAGAATGGCAAAATTGATTTAAATTATCTATTTGACTTTAATTTTAAAAAAGAGACTTATAAAGAATTTTTAACTGAAGAACATGACCATAATCATGTAGAGCTTGTATCAGATTTAATTAAATCAAATTATTTCCTTGAAAAAAATGACTTTGAAAAAGAGATGTCAAAAATCTTGGATGAATTAAACATTCTTCGAATAAAAGGACGTATTTGGATACCAAATAAATCATTGCCTTTACAAATACAAATTGTTGGAAAGAAAATTATTACTTGGTTTGAAGAAGCTCCAGACAATTGTTGGAGACCAAATGATAATGCTGGGCTTGAATTAGTAATAATTTCCTTTGATGAAAAATCTATAAAAACTTTCAATAGAAAAATTAAAGAGAAATTTAAGATTTTAAGTGAACCAAAAATAGCAATTTGA
- a CDS encoding pentapeptide repeat-containing protein, whose product MIKSIAFPSLKNALITLLFVGILFFNSVNSAWAKRPPEIRNQQDLNLEPDMHGQDLSGNEYVKFDLNGFNFSESNLEGAVFNNSKLQNSKFTGANLRDALAYATDFTDADLSDVNFTNALLMESNFEGAKIDGADFTDAVLSRTQQKQLCAIANGTNSSTGESTEYSLGC is encoded by the coding sequence ATGATTAAATCAATCGCTTTCCCCTCACTAAAGAATGCACTAATTACTTTGTTATTCGTTGGGATTTTATTTTTTAATTCTGTAAATTCTGCATGGGCTAAAAGACCTCCTGAGATTAGAAATCAGCAAGACCTTAATTTAGAGCCAGATATGCATGGTCAAGACTTAAGCGGTAACGAATACGTTAAGTTTGATTTGAATGGGTTTAATTTCAGTGAAAGTAATTTAGAAGGGGCGGTGTTTAATAATAGTAAATTGCAAAACTCAAAGTTTACTGGAGCAAATTTAAGAGATGCACTAGCTTATGCAACAGACTTTACAGATGCTGATCTTTCGGATGTTAATTTTACTAATGCCTTATTAATGGAGAGTAATTTTGAAGGTGCAAAAATAGATGGTGCAGATTTTACGGATGCTGTTCTTAGTCGTACACAACAAAAACAATTATGTGCGATTGCTAATGGCACAAATAGTTCTACAGGTGAGAGTACGGAATATAGCTTAGGTTGTTAA
- the fba gene encoding class II fructose-bisphosphate aldolase (catalyzes the reversible aldol condensation of dihydroxyacetonephosphate and glyceraldehyde 3-phosphate in the Calvin cycle, glycolysis, and/or gluconeogenesis), giving the protein MALVPLRLLLDHAAENGYGIPAFNVNNLEQVQAIMEAAYETDSPVILQASRGARNYAGEIFLRHLILAATETYPNIPVVMHQDHGNEPSTCYSAAINGFTSVMMDGSLEADAKTPASYEYNVAVTKKVVDFAHSVGVSVEGELGCLGSLETGKGEAEDGHGFEGELSTDMLLTDPEEAADFVAKTKVDALAIAIGTSHGAYKFTRKPTGEVLAISRIAEIHKALPNTHLVMHGSSSVPQEWLDIINKYGGEIPQTYGVPVEEIQEGIRNGVRKVNIDTDNRLAFTAAVREAAFADKANFDPRHFNKPARKYMKQVCLDRYKQFWCEGQASKIKQNSTNYFADLYAKGDLDPKVKATV; this is encoded by the coding sequence ATGGCCCTCGTTCCACTAAGACTACTTTTAGATCACGCTGCTGAGAATGGTTACGGTATTCCAGCTTTCAATGTTAATAACCTTGAGCAAGTTCAAGCAATTATGGAAGCAGCATATGAAACTGATAGTCCTGTAATCCTCCAAGCTTCAAGAGGGGCAAGAAATTATGCAGGAGAAATTTTCTTACGTCATCTAATCCTTGCCGCTACAGAAACATATCCTAATATTCCAGTGGTAATGCACCAAGACCATGGTAATGAGCCATCAACATGTTATTCAGCAGCAATAAATGGTTTCACATCAGTAATGATGGATGGTTCTCTAGAGGCAGATGCAAAGACACCCGCTAGTTACGAATATAATGTTGCAGTTACTAAAAAAGTAGTAGATTTTGCTCATTCAGTTGGAGTAAGTGTTGAAGGAGAGTTAGGTTGCTTAGGTTCATTAGAAACAGGAAAAGGTGAGGCAGAAGATGGCCATGGATTTGAAGGTGAACTTTCTACAGATATGCTTTTGACTGATCCTGAAGAAGCGGCAGATTTTGTTGCCAAAACAAAAGTTGATGCATTAGCAATTGCTATAGGTACAAGTCATGGTGCATATAAATTCACGAGGAAGCCAACAGGAGAAGTTCTTGCAATAAGCAGAATTGCTGAGATCCATAAAGCTCTTCCAAATACACATCTTGTAATGCACGGATCTAGTTCAGTGCCTCAGGAATGGTTGGACATCATTAACAAATATGGTGGGGAAATCCCTCAAACATATGGTGTTCCTGTTGAAGAGATTCAAGAGGGAATAAGAAATGGAGTTAGGAAAGTCAACATTGATACCGATAACAGACTTGCTTTCACTGCCGCGGTTAGAGAGGCAGCATTTGCTGACAAGGCAAACTTTGACCCAAGACATTTCAACAAACCTGCTAGAAAATACATGAAGCAAGTTTGTCTTGATAGATACAAGCAGTTCTGGTGCGAAGGTCAAGCAAGTAAGATCAAACAAAACAGCACCAATTACTTTGCTGATCTTTATGCTAAAGGTGATTTAGATCCAAAAGTAAAAGCTACTGTTTAA
- the accD gene encoding acetyl-CoA carboxylase, carboxyltransferase subunit beta, with product MSLIDWFAARRKDQFVGKVSQDTDEGDGLWVKCSECSQVAYRKDLISNFNVCSNCGHHNRINSDERINIIADKNSFKEFDSSLSPTDPLGFKDRRAYADRIKESQAGTGLRDGVVTGICSVNSMPLALAVMDFRFMGGSMGSVVGEKITRIIERATLENFPILIVCASGGARMQEGMLSLMQMAKISGALKKHKEKNLLYMPLLTHPTTGGVTASFAMLGDLILAEPKALIGFAGRRVIEQTLREKLPDNFQTAEYLLEHGFVDVIVKRKDLKDTLTKILKIHGVKELAEANI from the coding sequence GTGTCATTAATCGACTGGTTTGCCGCAAGGCGTAAAGATCAATTTGTTGGGAAAGTTTCCCAAGATACTGACGAAGGAGATGGTTTGTGGGTTAAATGTTCAGAGTGTTCGCAAGTAGCCTATAGAAAAGACCTAATTTCAAATTTCAATGTTTGTAGTAATTGTGGACACCACAATAGGATTAATAGCGATGAAAGGATAAATATTATTGCTGATAAAAATTCATTCAAAGAATTTGATAGTTCACTAAGTCCTACAGATCCTTTGGGTTTTAAAGATAGAAGAGCGTATGCTGATCGAATTAAAGAAAGTCAAGCAGGTACAGGTTTAAGAGATGGAGTAGTAACAGGTATCTGTTCTGTGAATTCAATGCCTTTAGCATTAGCTGTTATGGATTTTAGATTTATGGGAGGATCCATGGGTTCAGTAGTTGGTGAAAAAATTACAAGAATAATCGAGAGAGCAACTTTGGAAAATTTTCCTATTCTTATTGTTTGCGCATCAGGAGGAGCAAGGATGCAAGAAGGTATGTTAAGTCTCATGCAAATGGCAAAAATATCTGGAGCACTAAAAAAGCATAAAGAGAAAAATCTCCTATATATGCCCTTGTTAACTCATCCAACTACTGGAGGAGTAACAGCCAGCTTTGCGATGTTAGGTGATTTAATTTTGGCGGAACCTAAAGCACTTATTGGATTTGCTGGAAGAAGGGTTATAGAACAAACATTAAGAGAAAAATTACCCGATAATTTTCAAACAGCTGAATATCTGCTTGAGCATGGTTTTGTTGATGTAATAGTCAAAAGGAAAGATCTCAAGGATACTCTAACTAAAATTTTAAAAATTCATGGTGTCAAAGAACTTGCAGAAGCAAATATATAA